A section of the Humulus lupulus chromosome 2, drHumLupu1.1, whole genome shotgun sequence genome encodes:
- the LOC133817143 gene encoding uncharacterized protein LOC133817143 produces MSRYGLNLRPQQKKLPPRPPRPNVLGFGDDDDNDVEKEISRQASKNKSLKDIEEQKRKALEEDPLAFDYDGVYDEMKSKTTQPQTQDLEERKPKYIQNLLRKAELRQKEQEIVYERKLSKERSKEDHLYADKDKFVTSAYKKKLAEQAKWMEEERLRQLREEKDDVTKKTDLTDFYFNLGKNVAFGANDAVETRKPEKQVETRKPEKQVELRNPDKHEGVAAETLDKTRSPESSPAKREASHEKRNSKSPDVKPVSNTTVPENSVEPPAAEQPKSGHHKRGEDAVAAAKERFLARKRAKEQQQL; encoded by the exons ATGAGCAGGTACGGTTTGAACTTGAGGCCGCAGCAGAAGAAGCTGCCCCCAAGGCCTCCTCGCCCTAATGTTTTAGgttttggtgatgatgatgacAATGATGTTGAGAAAGAAATTTCTCGCCAGGCTTCAAAAAATAAGTCTCTCAAGGAT ATTGAGGAGCAGAAGAGGAAAGCCCTTGAAGAGGACCCTTTGGCATTCGATTATGATGGAGTTTATGATGAAATGAAGTCAAAAACAACCCAGCCTCAGACACAAGATCTCGAAGAGAGAAAG CCAAAATATATTCAAAATCTTCTTAGGAAAGCAGAACTACGACAGAAGGAGCAGGAGATAGTATATGAAAGAAAACTTTCAAAAGAGAGAAGTAAAGAGGACCACCTCTATGCAGATAAGGACAAATTTGTCACAAGTGCTTACAAGAAGAAGCTTGCTGAGCAGGCAAAATGGATGGAGGAAGAACGACTGCGTCAACTTCGGGAAGAAAAAGATGAT GTTACCAAGAAGACCGACTTGACCGATTTTTACTTCAATCTTGGAAAAAATGTTGCTTTTGGCGCAAATGATGCTGTCGAGACAAGGAAACCAGAGAAACAGGTGGAGACAAGGAAACCAGAGAAGCAAGTGGAGTTAAGGAATCCAGACAAACATGAAGGAGTGGCTGCTGAAACATTAGATAAAACTCGGTCACCAGAATCATCTCCAGCGAAGAGGGAAGCCTCTCATGAAAAGAGAAATTCCAAGTCTCCTGATGTGAAGCCAGTTTCAAACACAACAGTGCCGGAAAATTCAGTTGAGCCACCAGCAGCAGAGCAACCAAAGTCTGGCCATCATAAAAGGGGTGAAGATGCTGTGGCAGCAGCCAAAGAACGCTTCCTAGCGCGAAAGAGAGCAAAGGAGCAGCAACAGCTGTAA
- the LOC133815814 gene encoding uncharacterized protein LOC133815814: MRRRLEFYPNVYPQKCVVMLTIFPESLKARWDAFLGSDYSRFSWDDSILDLVRGDAVQFLPSWQNKEFIYFALFLKDQLHWVAVEADLNGWMLNIFDSSIGSISENDLISLMVDWCTIFPSVLRQSGLFENHDIILAPQLTASESQVRPFDWKLTPREFVPQTKSSGDCGCYVIEHIEHKLLQLPFDNVTDNNMKLFRQRWCVDLFYQNLC; encoded by the exons atgaggaggcgtctagaattttatcctaacgtataccctcagaaatgtgttgttatgcttacaatttttcccgaatcattgaaggctcggtgggacgcttttctaggttctgactactctagatttagttgggatgacagtatattggacctggttaggggtgatgcagtccagttcttaccgagttggcagaacaaggagttcatttattttgccctcttcttgaaagaccaattgcattgggtagctgtagaggcagacctgaatgggtggatgctcaacatctttgactccagtattggatcaatttccgaaaacgatttgatcagcttgatggttgattggtgtaccattttcccgtcggtcttgcgacagtccggtttatttgagaaccatgacattatactcgcgcctcagttgacagcatcagagagccaggtcagacccttcgattggaaactcactccacgtgaattcgtaccgcaaacaaaatccag tggcgattgcggatgttacgtaattgagcatattgaacataagcttctacaactaccatttgataatgtaactgacaataatatgaaactttttaggcaaaggtggtgtgtagacttattctaccaaaacttatgttga